One segment of Mycolicibacterium neworleansense DNA contains the following:
- a CDS encoding Rv1476 family membrane protein, which translates to MTGPHVIPFLPAYIPVEVCETVGIDPAQPEGVAKCMAAVQADVRDDGVSAPDADVEALRQVVSDARQGGVDLKIVVLPNNPGIDTPLRDIATEVGTANPGSTVLALSPSFAGTYSPTIDRVTLEAGQDVAKTGNPVLSAKNFVGEISTPDFPWTALTIALTLGVAAAAALTRVLQRRSKQLAGSGATSGPSAAPENLVEH; encoded by the coding sequence GTGACCGGACCCCATGTCATCCCGTTCCTGCCGGCCTATATCCCGGTCGAGGTGTGCGAGACCGTCGGGATCGATCCGGCGCAACCCGAGGGCGTGGCCAAGTGCATGGCGGCCGTGCAGGCCGACGTCCGAGACGACGGGGTGAGCGCACCCGACGCCGACGTGGAGGCCCTGCGCCAGGTCGTCAGCGATGCTCGCCAGGGCGGCGTCGACCTCAAGATCGTGGTGCTGCCGAACAACCCGGGGATCGACACGCCCCTGCGCGATATCGCCACCGAGGTGGGGACTGCCAATCCGGGTTCGACCGTGCTTGCGCTGAGCCCGTCGTTCGCCGGTACGTACAGCCCGACAATCGACCGGGTGACTTTGGAAGCCGGACAGGATGTGGCCAAGACGGGTAATCCGGTGTTGTCGGCGAAGAATTTCGTCGGCGAGATTTCGACCCCCGATTTCCCTTGGACCGCACTCACGATCGCGCTGACTCTCGGCGTGGCCGCAGCGGCTGCGCTGACTCGGGTTCTGCAGCGCCGCAGCAAACAACTGGCCGGGTCAGGGGCCACGAGCGGCCCTTCGGCGGCGCCTGAAAACCTCGTCGAACATTAG
- a CDS encoding aconitate hydratase: MSSENTENSSLNSFGARDTLTVGDQNYEIYRLDAVPGTEKLPYSLKVLAENLLRTEDGANITKEHIEAIANWDPSAEPSIEIQFTPARVLMQDFTGVPCIVDLATMREAVAALGGDPDKVNPLSPAEMVIDHSVILDVFGNAGAFERNVELEYERNSERYQFLRWGQGAFDDFKVVPPGTGIVHQVNIEYLARVVMTRNGVAYPDTCVGTDSHTTMENGLGVLGWGVGGIEAEAAMLGQPVSMLIPRVVGFKLTGEIKPGVTATDVVLTVTDMLRRHGVVGKFVEFYGKGVAEVPLANRATLGNMSPEFGSTAAIFPIDEETINYLRLTGRSEQQLALVEAYAKTQGMWHNPDHEPAFSEYLELDLSTVVPSISGPKRPQDRIELSDAKNAFRKDIHNYVEENLPTPHTQLDEAVEESFPASDPAKLSFADDGAVDVRPSAANGAEGRPTKPVTVRSDERGDFVLDHGAVVVAGITSCTNTSNPSVMLGAALLAKKAVEKGLSTKPWVKTNMAPGSQVVTDYYNKANLWPYLEKLGYYLGGYGCTTCIGNTGPLPDEISKAINDNDLSVTAVLSGNRNFEGRISPDVKMNYLASPPLVIAYGIAGTMDFDFETDPLGQDQDGNDVFLKDIWPSATEIEETIASSINREMFTDSYADVFKGDDRWRSLATPEGNTFEWDDASTYVRKAPYFDGMPAEPEPVSDIKGARVLALLGDSVTTDHISPAGSIKPGTPAAQYLDANGVERKDYNSLGSRRGNHEVMIRGTFANIRLRNQLLDDVSGGYTRDFTQPDGPQAFIYDASVNYKKAGIPLVVLGGKEYGSGSSRDWAAKGTVLLGVKAVITESFERIHRSNLIGMGVIPLQFPAGESAASLKLDGTETYDITGIEALNEGKTPKTVHVTATKEDGSKVEFDAVVRIDTPGEADYYRNGGILQYVLRNMLKSK, from the coding sequence GTGAGCAGCGAGAATACGGAAAATTCGTCCCTTAACTCATTTGGTGCCCGCGACACATTGACTGTCGGGGACCAGAACTACGAGATCTACCGCCTCGACGCGGTACCCGGTACCGAAAAGCTCCCGTACAGCCTCAAGGTACTTGCGGAGAACCTGTTGCGCACCGAGGACGGCGCCAACATCACCAAGGAGCACATCGAGGCCATCGCCAACTGGGATCCCTCGGCCGAGCCGAGCATCGAGATCCAGTTCACCCCGGCCCGTGTGCTGATGCAGGACTTCACCGGCGTGCCGTGCATCGTCGACCTGGCCACCATGCGCGAGGCCGTGGCTGCCCTCGGCGGCGACCCGGACAAGGTCAACCCACTCTCCCCCGCCGAGATGGTCATCGACCACTCCGTCATCCTCGACGTCTTCGGCAACGCCGGCGCCTTCGAGCGCAACGTCGAACTCGAATACGAGCGCAACTCCGAGCGCTACCAGTTCCTGCGCTGGGGCCAGGGCGCGTTCGACGACTTCAAGGTCGTCCCCCCGGGCACCGGCATCGTGCACCAGGTCAACATCGAGTACCTGGCCCGCGTCGTGATGACCCGCAACGGCGTCGCGTACCCCGACACCTGTGTGGGCACCGACAGCCACACCACCATGGAGAACGGCCTGGGCGTGCTGGGCTGGGGCGTCGGCGGTATCGAGGCCGAGGCCGCCATGCTGGGCCAGCCCGTCTCGATGCTCATCCCGCGCGTCGTCGGCTTCAAGCTGACCGGTGAGATCAAGCCCGGTGTCACCGCCACCGACGTCGTGCTCACCGTCACCGACATGCTGCGCCGCCACGGTGTGGTCGGCAAGTTCGTCGAGTTCTACGGCAAGGGCGTGGCCGAGGTGCCGCTGGCCAACCGCGCCACCCTGGGCAACATGAGCCCCGAGTTCGGTTCCACCGCAGCGATCTTCCCGATCGACGAAGAGACCATCAACTACCTGCGACTGACCGGGCGCAGCGAGCAGCAGCTGGCGCTCGTCGAGGCCTACGCCAAGACGCAGGGCATGTGGCACAACCCCGATCACGAGCCCGCCTTCTCCGAATACCTCGAGCTGGACCTGTCCACCGTGGTGCCGTCGATCTCCGGCCCGAAGCGCCCCCAGGACCGCATCGAGCTGTCGGACGCCAAGAACGCATTCCGCAAGGACATCCACAACTACGTCGAGGAGAACCTCCCGACGCCGCACACCCAGCTCGACGAGGCGGTCGAGGAGTCGTTCCCGGCTTCCGACCCCGCCAAGCTGTCGTTCGCCGACGACGGTGCCGTCGACGTGCGCCCGTCGGCCGCCAACGGCGCGGAGGGCCGGCCGACCAAGCCCGTCACCGTGCGCTCCGACGAGCGCGGCGATTTCGTGCTGGACCACGGCGCGGTCGTGGTCGCGGGCATCACGTCCTGCACCAACACCTCGAACCCGTCGGTCATGCTCGGCGCGGCACTGCTGGCCAAGAAGGCCGTCGAGAAGGGCCTGAGCACCAAGCCGTGGGTCAAGACCAACATGGCGCCGGGCTCGCAGGTGGTCACGGACTACTACAACAAGGCCAACCTGTGGCCGTACCTGGAGAAGCTGGGCTACTACCTGGGCGGCTATGGCTGCACCACCTGCATCGGCAACACCGGTCCGCTGCCCGACGAGATCTCGAAGGCCATCAACGACAACGACCTTTCGGTGACCGCGGTGCTCTCGGGTAACCGCAACTTCGAGGGCCGCATCTCCCCCGACGTCAAGATGAACTACCTGGCGTCCCCGCCGCTGGTGATCGCCTACGGCATCGCGGGCACCATGGACTTCGATTTCGAGACCGACCCGCTCGGTCAGGACCAGGACGGCAACGACGTCTTCCTCAAGGACATCTGGCCGTCGGCCACCGAAATCGAGGAGACCATCGCGTCCTCGATCAACCGGGAGATGTTCACCGACTCCTACGCCGACGTGTTCAAGGGCGATGACCGCTGGCGTTCGCTGGCCACCCCGGAGGGCAACACCTTCGAGTGGGACGACGCTTCCACCTATGTGCGCAAGGCCCCGTACTTCGACGGCATGCCCGCCGAGCCGGAGCCGGTCAGCGACATCAAGGGCGCCAGAGTCCTTGCCCTGCTGGGCGATTCGGTGACCACCGACCACATCAGCCCGGCCGGTTCGATCAAGCCGGGCACCCCGGCCGCGCAGTACCTCGATGCCAATGGCGTTGAGCGCAAGGACTACAACTCGCTGGGGTCGCGACGCGGCAACCACGAGGTGATGATCCGCGGCACCTTCGCCAACATCCGGCTGCGCAACCAGCTGCTCGACGATGTGTCCGGCGGTTACACGCGTGACTTCACCCAGCCGGATGGCCCGCAGGCGTTCATCTACGACGCCTCGGTCAACTACAAGAAGGCCGGCATCCCGCTGGTCGTCCTGGGCGGCAAGGAATACGGGTCGGGCAGCTCGCGTGACTGGGCGGCCAAGGGAACGGTGCTGCTGGGTGTGAAGGCCGTCATCACCGAGTCTTTCGAGCGCATCCACCGGTCGAACTTGATCGGCATGGGCGTCATCCCGCTGCAGTTCCCGGCCGGTGAGTCGGCCGCGAGCCTCAAGCTCGACGGCACCGAGACCTACGACATCACCGGTATCGAGGCGCTCAACGAGGGCAAGACGCCGAAGACCGTGCATGTGACAGCCACGAAGGAAGACGGCAGCAAGGTGGAGTTCGACGCGGTCGTGCGCATCGACACCCCCGGTGAGGCCGACTACTACCGCAACGGTGGCATCCTGCAGTACGTGCTGCGCAACATGCTGAAGTCGAAGTAA
- a CDS encoding TetR/AcrR family transcriptional regulator, giving the protein MPRVTDDHLAARRRQILDGARRCFGQYGYESATVRRLEETIGLSRGAIFHHFKDKDTLFFELAREDAERMADVAAREGLIQVMRNMLAAPEQFDWLATRLEIARKLRNDPAFHRGWAERSAELDAAITERLRRQKQAGRLRDDVPSAVLHIYLDLVLDGLVARIASGEDPKNLTAVLDLVEDSVRQQQPAES; this is encoded by the coding sequence GTGCCACGGGTAACGGACGACCATCTCGCCGCCCGGCGCCGTCAGATCCTTGACGGCGCCAGGCGCTGCTTCGGTCAATACGGATATGAGAGTGCGACCGTGCGGCGGCTCGAAGAAACCATCGGGCTGTCGCGCGGCGCAATCTTTCACCACTTCAAGGACAAGGACACCTTGTTCTTCGAACTGGCCCGGGAGGATGCCGAGCGGATGGCCGATGTGGCCGCCCGCGAAGGACTGATCCAGGTGATGCGGAACATGCTCGCCGCACCGGAACAGTTCGACTGGCTTGCCACCCGGCTGGAAATCGCCCGAAAGTTACGCAACGATCCGGCGTTTCACCGAGGATGGGCGGAGCGGTCGGCCGAGTTGGATGCGGCCATCACCGAGCGCCTGCGCCGCCAGAAGCAGGCCGGACGACTGCGTGACGACGTGCCCAGCGCGGTCCTGCACATCTACCTCGACCTCGTACTCGACGGCCTGGTGGCCCGGATCGCCTCAGGCGAGGACCCGAAGAACCTGACCGCGGTGCTGGACCTGGTCGAGGACAGCGTGCGCCAGCAGCAGCCGGCGGAGAGCTGA
- a CDS encoding helix-turn-helix domain-containing protein, which yields MRDMNKNRGELLAELRKAYEGGASIRTLVATTGRSYGSIHSLLRESGTTMRSRGGPNHRTRSRVS from the coding sequence ATGAGGGATATGAACAAGAATCGCGGCGAACTGTTGGCAGAGCTTCGTAAGGCGTACGAGGGGGGTGCCAGCATTCGCACGTTGGTGGCCACGACCGGGCGTTCCTACGGTTCGATCCACAGCTTGCTGCGCGAGTCGGGAACCACGATGCGCAGCCGTGGCGGCCCCAACCACCGAACTCGGTCCAGGGTGTCATGA
- a CDS encoding ABC-F family ATP-binding cassette domain-containing protein, translating into MITATDLEVRAGARTLLSIEGSALRVQPGDRIGLVGRNGAGKTTTMRILAGEGEPYAGTISRTGEIGYLPQDPREGNLDVLARDRVLSARGLDTLLADLEKQQALMAEVADDAARDKAVRKYGQLEERFAALGGYAAESEAGRICASLGLPDRILTQPLRTLSGGQRRRVELARILFAASDGGSGAGNSGTTLLLDEPTNHLDADSIGWLRGFLQNHTGGLVVISHDVDLLADVVNRVWFLDAVRGEADVYNMGWQKYLDARATDEQRRRRERANAEKKAGALRAQAAKMGAKATKAVAAQNMLRRAERMIAELDAERVADKVARIKFPTPAPCGKTPLVAKGLTKTYGSLEIFTGVDLAIDRGSRVVVLGLNGAGKTTLLRLLAGTETADAGALEPGYGCKIGYFAQEHDTLDNDSTVWENIRHAAPDTGEQDLRGLLGAFMFTGPQLEQPAGTLSGGEKTRLALAGLVASTANVLLLDEPTNNLDPASREQVLDALRSYQGAVVLVTHDPGAAEALDPQRVVLLPDGTEDFWSDEYRDLIELA; encoded by the coding sequence GTGATCACCGCAACGGACCTGGAGGTCCGCGCCGGCGCGCGCACGCTGCTGTCCATCGAAGGTTCAGCGCTGCGGGTGCAGCCCGGCGACCGGATCGGTCTGGTCGGACGCAACGGCGCGGGCAAGACCACCACGATGCGCATTCTGGCGGGGGAGGGCGAACCCTACGCGGGCACCATCTCACGCACGGGTGAGATCGGTTACCTGCCCCAGGACCCTCGCGAGGGCAATCTCGATGTGCTGGCCCGCGACCGGGTGCTGTCGGCCCGTGGGCTGGACACCCTGCTGGCCGACCTGGAGAAGCAGCAGGCGCTGATGGCCGAGGTGGCCGACGACGCGGCCCGCGACAAAGCGGTGCGCAAGTACGGCCAGCTCGAGGAGCGCTTCGCCGCGTTGGGCGGGTACGCCGCCGAGAGCGAGGCGGGCCGGATCTGCGCCAGCCTCGGGCTTCCGGACCGCATCCTGACCCAGCCACTACGCACACTGTCCGGCGGCCAGCGCCGGCGCGTGGAGCTGGCGCGCATCCTGTTCGCGGCCAGTGATGGAGGATCGGGTGCTGGGAATTCTGGCACGACCCTCTTACTCGACGAGCCCACCAACCACCTGGACGCCGACTCCATCGGATGGCTGAGGGGCTTCCTGCAGAACCACACCGGTGGCCTGGTGGTGATCAGCCACGATGTCGACCTGCTCGCCGACGTGGTCAACCGCGTGTGGTTCCTCGACGCGGTCCGGGGCGAGGCCGATGTCTACAACATGGGTTGGCAGAAGTACCTGGACGCTCGCGCCACCGACGAACAGCGCCGCCGCCGCGAACGTGCCAACGCCGAGAAGAAAGCCGGCGCACTGCGGGCCCAGGCCGCCAAGATGGGCGCCAAGGCCACCAAAGCCGTTGCCGCGCAGAACATGTTGCGTCGAGCTGAGCGGATGATCGCCGAACTCGATGCCGAGCGGGTGGCCGACAAGGTGGCCCGCATCAAGTTCCCCACGCCGGCCCCGTGCGGGAAGACCCCGTTGGTGGCCAAGGGATTGACGAAAACCTACGGGTCGCTGGAGATCTTCACCGGCGTGGACCTGGCCATCGACCGAGGATCGCGCGTGGTGGTGCTCGGCCTCAACGGTGCAGGCAAGACGACCCTGCTGCGCCTGCTCGCCGGCACGGAGACCGCCGACGCCGGTGCCCTCGAACCCGGATACGGCTGCAAGATCGGATACTTCGCCCAGGAGCACGACACCCTCGACAACGACTCGACCGTCTGGGAGAACATCCGCCACGCCGCACCGGACACCGGGGAGCAGGATCTGCGGGGTCTGTTGGGCGCCTTCATGTTCACCGGACCGCAGCTGGAGCAGCCCGCCGGCACGTTGTCCGGCGGTGAGAAGACCCGGTTGGCCCTGGCCGGTCTGGTTGCCTCGACCGCCAACGTGTTGTTGCTGGACGAGCCGACCAACAACCTCGACCCCGCCTCACGCGAGCAGGTGCTCGACGCGCTGCGCAGCTATCAGGGCGCGGTGGTGCTGGTTACCCACGATCCGGGTGCGGCCGAGGCCCTCGATCCGCAGCGAGTGGTGCTGCTGCCGGACGGCACCGAGGACTTCTGGTCCGACGAATACCGGGATCTCATCGAGCTCGCCTGA
- a CDS encoding enoyl-CoA hydratase, giving the protein MLSVTAQNEFVLVDRPRPDVALVTLNRPERMNSMAFDVMVPLKGVLEELRNDNSVRVVVLTGAGRGFSSGADHKSAGSVPHVAGLTRPTYALRSMEILDDVILALRRLHQPVIAAVNGAAIGGGLCLALACDVRVAAEGAYFRAAGINNGLTASELGLSYLLPRAIGASRAFEIMLTGRDVDAQEAERIGLVSNVVAEEALLDTCYAMADRMAAFSRPGIELTKRTLWSGLDAASLEGHMQAEGLGQLFVRLLTANFEEAVAARAEKRPPIFTDEK; this is encoded by the coding sequence GTGCTGTCCGTGACTGCGCAGAACGAATTCGTCCTGGTCGACCGTCCCCGACCGGACGTTGCCCTGGTGACCCTCAACCGTCCCGAGCGGATGAACTCGATGGCGTTCGACGTCATGGTGCCGCTCAAGGGAGTCCTCGAAGAGCTGCGCAACGACAACAGCGTGCGCGTGGTGGTGCTGACCGGGGCCGGTCGCGGCTTCTCGTCCGGTGCCGACCACAAGTCGGCCGGGTCGGTGCCCCACGTCGCCGGGCTGACCAGGCCGACGTACGCGCTGCGGTCGATGGAGATCCTCGACGATGTGATTCTCGCCCTACGCCGGCTGCACCAGCCGGTGATCGCCGCGGTGAACGGCGCGGCCATCGGGGGCGGCCTGTGCCTGGCCCTGGCCTGTGACGTCCGGGTGGCCGCCGAGGGCGCGTACTTCCGGGCGGCCGGGATCAACAACGGGCTTACCGCCAGTGAGCTGGGGTTGTCCTATCTGCTACCGCGGGCCATCGGGGCCTCACGCGCGTTCGAGATCATGCTGACCGGCCGCGACGTCGATGCGCAGGAGGCCGAACGCATCGGCCTGGTGTCCAATGTGGTGGCCGAGGAGGCGCTCCTGGACACCTGTTACGCGATGGCCGACCGCATGGCGGCGTTCTCCCGGCCGGGTATCGAGTTGACCAAGCGCACACTTTGGAGTGGACTGGACGCCGCTAGCCTGGAGGGGCACATGCAGGCTGAAGGCCTGGGACAACTCTTCGTGCGCCTGCTCACCGCAAACTTTGAGGAAGCGGTTGCCGCGCGCGCCGAGAAGCGCCCACCGATTTTTACCGACGAGAAGTAA
- the trxA gene encoding thioredoxin — protein sequence MSTQDITADQFNDIVNGNEIVLVDFWASWCGPCRAFAPTFKAASEQHPDVVFAKVDTEAEQALAAAADIRSIPTLMAFKKGKLVFNQAGALPPAALEDLVQKIKEFDIDAAMKEQAAQGDAEQM from the coding sequence GTGAGTACGCAAGACATCACCGCAGATCAGTTCAATGACATCGTCAACGGCAACGAGATCGTGCTGGTGGATTTCTGGGCGTCGTGGTGTGGGCCGTGCCGCGCATTTGCGCCGACGTTCAAGGCTGCCTCCGAGCAGCACCCCGACGTCGTCTTCGCCAAGGTGGACACCGAGGCCGAGCAGGCGCTCGCCGCGGCGGCCGACATCCGGTCGATCCCCACCCTGATGGCGTTCAAGAAGGGCAAGTTGGTCTTCAACCAGGCCGGAGCCCTGCCGCCGGCAGCGCTGGAGGATCTGGTCCAGAAGATCAAGGAATTCGACATCGACGCGGCCATGAAAGAGCAGGCCGCCCAGGGCGACGCCGAACAAATGTGA
- a CDS encoding heme peroxidase: MSSDVATLHAACVRDLGDPQRWFSPRGYPDSLAQCVIDSIYSTGARYATVEKIIARYRGYRAAQGADAETDGVTELLQNIAELGGPDAWASQIGNRRPTSTAAGAPLKSIAIAQAAQVLVALGIRTAHDLRAAVEDEARRAKIKAAWCAVPGQRSGITWEYAQILAQIPGVKADRMVLGYVCRAVGPVDAARAAELVRATAEAGGWGVIELDHAIWRFESGRPCQRDVPA, from the coding sequence ATGAGTTCAGACGTCGCCACATTGCACGCCGCATGTGTACGCGATCTCGGTGATCCGCAGCGCTGGTTCAGCCCGCGCGGCTACCCGGATTCGTTGGCGCAGTGCGTGATCGATTCGATCTACTCGACCGGGGCGCGGTACGCCACGGTGGAGAAGATCATCGCCCGGTACCGGGGATACCGTGCGGCCCAGGGCGCGGATGCCGAGACCGACGGTGTCACCGAGCTTCTGCAGAACATCGCCGAGTTGGGCGGGCCCGACGCGTGGGCGTCGCAGATCGGGAACCGTCGGCCCACCTCGACCGCGGCCGGCGCGCCACTGAAATCGATCGCCATCGCCCAGGCCGCGCAAGTGCTTGTCGCACTGGGGATTCGGACCGCCCACGACCTGCGGGCCGCGGTCGAGGATGAAGCCCGACGCGCAAAGATCAAGGCGGCGTGGTGTGCCGTGCCCGGGCAGCGGTCCGGAATCACCTGGGAGTACGCCCAGATCTTGGCGCAGATCCCCGGTGTGAAGGCTGACCGCATGGTGCTCGGCTACGTCTGCCGGGCAGTCGGTCCGGTCGATGCGGCCCGGGCCGCGGAATTGGTGCGTGCGACGGCTGAAGCGGGCGGTTGGGGTGTGATCGAACTCGACCACGCCATCTGGCGATTCGAGTCGGGACGCCCGTGCCAGCGGGACGTGCCGGCCTGA
- a CDS encoding metal-sulfur cluster assembly factor, whose amino-acid sequence MSDTASDELLADVEEAMRDVVDPELGINVVDLGLVYGLNVEQGDEGAVALIDMTLTSAACPLTDVIEDQSRTALVGAGLVNEIKINWVWNPPWGPDKITDDGREQLRALGFTV is encoded by the coding sequence ATGAGTGACACCGCTTCTGACGAACTGCTCGCCGACGTCGAGGAGGCCATGCGCGACGTGGTTGATCCCGAGCTCGGGATCAACGTCGTCGACCTCGGGCTGGTGTACGGACTCAACGTCGAGCAGGGTGATGAGGGTGCCGTCGCACTGATCGACATGACGCTCACCTCGGCGGCGTGTCCGCTGACCGACGTGATCGAGGATCAGTCACGTACCGCCCTGGTGGGCGCCGGCCTGGTCAACGAGATCAAGATCAACTGGGTCTGGAACCCGCCGTGGGGCCCGGACAAGATCACCGACGACGGCCGCGAACAGCTGCGAGCCCTCGGTTTCACCGTCTGA
- the sufU gene encoding Fe-S cluster assembly sulfur transfer protein SufU, which produces MKMEQMYQEVILDHYKHPHNRGLREPFAAEVHHVNPTCGDEVTLRVTLSDDADTVTDISYDGQGCSISQAATSVLTDQVIGQSVGDALKTVEAFTEMISSRGNVEGDEDVLGDGIAFAGVAKYPARVKCALLGWMAFKDALVQAGNDLEDKR; this is translated from the coding sequence GTGAAAATGGAACAGATGTACCAGGAAGTGATCCTGGATCACTACAAGCATCCGCATAACCGCGGACTGCGGGAGCCGTTCGCCGCCGAGGTACATCACGTCAATCCGACCTGTGGTGACGAGGTGACCTTGCGGGTCACGCTCTCCGACGACGCCGACACGGTGACGGACATCTCGTACGACGGCCAGGGTTGTTCGATCAGCCAGGCCGCCACCTCGGTGCTCACCGACCAGGTCATCGGCCAGAGTGTCGGCGACGCGCTCAAGACGGTCGAGGCATTCACCGAGATGATTTCCTCGCGCGGCAACGTCGAGGGGGACGAAGATGTACTCGGTGACGGCATCGCGTTCGCCGGTGTCGCCAAGTACCCGGCGCGGGTGAAGTGCGCCCTGCTGGGCTGGATGGCTTTCAAAGACGCGCTGGTGCAGGCCGGCAATGACCTGGAGGACAAGCGATGA
- a CDS encoding cysteine desulfurase → MTISAATLDQAGLARIRADFPILNRVMRGGQQLAYLDSGATSQKPLQVLDAERAFLTTSNGAVHRGAHQLMEEATDAYEQGRADIAAFVGAEPDELVFTKNATESINLVSYVLGDKRFEHAVGPGDVIVTTELEHHANLIPWQELAQRTGATLKWYSVTDDGRIDLDPLQLDDRVKVVAFSHHSNVTGAVAPVGELVSRAKAVGALTVLDACQSVPHQPVDFHALDVDFAAFSGHKMLGPTGIGVLYGRRDLLNAMPPFITGGSMIETVTMEQTTYAPAPQRFEAGTPMTSQVVGLAAAARYLSEIGMAAVEEHEAELVAAALEGLSGLPQVRIIGPATTEHRGSPVSFVVDGIHAHDVGQVLDDEGVAVRVGHHCAWPLHRHFGIAATARASFAVYNTLDEVDRLVAGVKRAVEFFS, encoded by the coding sequence ATGACCATCTCGGCGGCGACTTTGGACCAAGCCGGGCTGGCCAGGATCCGTGCTGATTTCCCGATCCTGAATCGGGTGATGCGCGGTGGACAACAGTTGGCGTATCTGGATTCCGGGGCGACGTCACAAAAGCCGCTGCAGGTCCTCGACGCCGAACGTGCGTTCCTGACCACCTCCAACGGGGCTGTGCACCGCGGTGCACACCAGTTGATGGAAGAGGCGACCGACGCCTACGAGCAGGGCCGCGCGGATATCGCGGCGTTCGTCGGCGCCGAACCCGACGAGCTGGTGTTCACCAAGAACGCCACCGAGTCGATCAACCTGGTGTCGTATGTGCTGGGGGACAAGCGGTTCGAGCATGCCGTCGGCCCCGGCGACGTCATCGTCACGACTGAGCTGGAACACCACGCGAATCTGATTCCGTGGCAGGAGCTGGCTCAGCGCACCGGTGCCACGCTGAAGTGGTACTCGGTCACCGATGACGGCCGGATCGACCTGGATCCATTGCAACTCGACGACCGGGTGAAAGTGGTGGCTTTCAGCCATCATTCGAACGTCACCGGTGCGGTGGCCCCGGTGGGCGAGCTGGTGTCGCGGGCCAAGGCGGTCGGCGCGCTCACCGTCCTCGATGCGTGCCAGTCGGTGCCGCATCAGCCGGTCGATTTCCATGCGCTCGACGTCGATTTCGCGGCATTCTCGGGTCACAAGATGCTCGGGCCCACCGGTATCGGTGTGCTCTACGGCCGGCGCGATCTGCTGAACGCGATGCCGCCGTTCATCACCGGCGGTTCCATGATCGAGACCGTCACGATGGAGCAGACCACCTATGCGCCGGCGCCGCAGCGCTTCGAGGCCGGCACCCCGATGACCTCACAGGTGGTCGGATTGGCCGCTGCGGCAAGGTATTTGAGCGAGATCGGGATGGCCGCCGTCGAGGAGCACGAGGCCGAGTTGGTCGCGGCCGCGCTGGAAGGGCTGTCCGGGCTTCCCCAGGTCCGGATCATCGGTCCGGCGACGACGGAACATCGCGGGTCCCCGGTCAGCTTCGTGGTGGACGGCATCCACGCCCACGACGTCGGGCAGGTGCTCGACGACGAGGGTGTCGCGGTACGTGTCGGGCACCATTGCGCCTGGCCGCTGCACCGTCACTTCGGGATTGCCGCCACCGCCCGTGCGTCCTTCGCGGTGTACAACACGCTCGACGAGGTCGACCGCCTGGTGGCCGGCGTCAAACGCGCTGTGGAGTTCTTCTCGTGA
- the sufC gene encoding Fe-S cluster assembly ATPase SufC: MTTLEIKDLHVSVNAAEGAENTEIPILKGVDLTVKSGETHAVMGPNGSGKSTLSYAIAGHPKYTVTSGSITLDGQDVLEMSIDERARAGLFLAMQYPVEVPGVSMSNFLRTAATAVRGEAPKLRHWVKEVKAAMDELEIDPAFGERSVNEGFSGGEKKRHEILQLGLLKPKIAILDETDSGLDVDALRIVSEGVNRYAEAEHGGVLLITHYTRILRYIQPQFVHVFVGGRIVESGGPELADELEENGYVRFTQAVGA, from the coding sequence ATGACCACTCTGGAAATCAAGGACCTGCACGTCTCGGTCAACGCCGCCGAAGGCGCTGAGAACACCGAGATCCCGATCCTCAAGGGTGTCGACCTGACCGTGAAGTCGGGGGAGACCCATGCGGTCATGGGCCCCAACGGCTCGGGAAAGTCGACGCTGTCCTACGCGATCGCCGGCCACCCCAAATACACCGTCACCTCCGGTTCGATCACCCTCGACGGGCAGGACGTCCTCGAGATGAGCATCGACGAGCGGGCACGCGCGGGCCTCTTCCTGGCCATGCAATACCCGGTCGAGGTGCCCGGGGTGTCGATGTCGAACTTCCTGCGCACGGCCGCCACCGCGGTCCGCGGCGAGGCGCCCAAGCTGCGCCACTGGGTCAAGGAAGTCAAGGCCGCGATGGACGAGCTCGAGATCGACCCGGCGTTCGGTGAGCGCAGCGTCAACGAGGGTTTCTCCGGTGGTGAGAAGAAGCGCCACGAAATCCTGCAGCTGGGCCTGCTCAAGCCGAAGATCGCGATCCTCGACGAGACCGACTCGGGCCTGGACGTCGACGCGCTGCGCATCGTGAGCGAGGGCGTGAACCGCTACGCCGAGGCCGAGCACGGCGGCGTCCTGCTGATCACCCACTACACCCGGATCCTGCGCTACATCCAGCCGCAGTTCGTGCACGTGTTCGTCGGCGGTCGCATCGTGGAATCGGGTGGGCCGGAACTCGCCGACGAGCTCGAAGAGAACGGATACGTGCGCTTCACCCAAGCCGTCGGAGCCTGA